A genomic region of Chryseobacterium sp. KACC 21268 contains the following coding sequences:
- a CDS encoding T9SS type A sorting domain-containing protein produces MKKTTFTLFFILFVQLYFSQVGFAGNQDYGMMRNFAYDKITPNKIYATSYIGSHILVSTDNGLTWNVLYTLPDPEWAPAIQEMRLTNNGTALSFIEYYGGGSTMNKVAVFDLQSKSIIKEINIPLDEAVFGIKNYSLLDDGTMNTATILTSGDQDKFFTTNNGGTSWNKVYDGTDHESVILNDAKMDPKNPQNLYLARNGGAGNEDGGFFRSTDGGATWTETLNGLILQSIDINPNNSNIIYVGTGVLWTYLDQHEAVYKSTDGGATWTEQTQITWSDSDFGLKNVPKIHINPNDSDHVLILADDRVAVTTNGGTTWTTTTHDGLTDGHSYFYGIGAAFNPFNSNEVLIASNRYPKISTDKGITLSSLKNPFFEGMGNLNIFNDNGTDKLMYGVQYGYTVKNLETNEETPINVFPLNESPMGGQIGLVHTDKDYPGRVFTFDSSFMGSTINVSNDYGINKTPIYTTYDTGFTAAETDSSNPNIAWLATFNGVNATLLKANFTNPDDVQTEFMMLPYSDDYIYGIKVNKNNPDEVLVTVGNELLKTTDGGATWTKITNGLEDLTLPNIALELTQNPLNLNQYTIAASNGIYTSMDGGSSWTKIYTGMVHKVEHSTKQNGQIVAIGYSYLDTLPKVIYSSNNGETWTEKASTNYFNTIVLSGAVRFVDNTNVEVYLTSQSLGILKDKISLEVLGNSDVENLKNGISVYPNPTQDIIHIKLDKNVSKFKASLYNAAGQIILTTENRSSINISNLNNGVYFLKIEPENGKPVTKKIIKN; encoded by the coding sequence ATGAAGAAAACAACTTTTACTTTATTTTTCATCTTGTTCGTACAGCTTTACTTTTCGCAAGTAGGTTTTGCAGGAAATCAGGATTATGGGATGATGCGGAATTTTGCTTACGACAAAATAACTCCCAACAAGATCTACGCAACCAGCTACATTGGTTCACACATTTTGGTCTCTACCGATAATGGTCTGACTTGGAATGTCCTTTACACACTTCCAGACCCAGAATGGGCACCCGCAATCCAGGAAATGCGCCTTACAAACAACGGCACTGCATTAAGTTTTATCGAGTATTATGGCGGCGGAAGCACTATGAACAAGGTTGCCGTTTTTGACCTGCAATCCAAATCAATCATTAAAGAGATCAATATTCCGCTGGACGAGGCTGTCTTTGGGATCAAAAATTATTCTCTTCTGGATGATGGAACTATGAATACGGCGACCATCTTAACAAGTGGCGACCAGGATAAATTCTTCACAACCAACAACGGCGGAACATCTTGGAACAAAGTCTATGACGGAACCGACCACGAAAGTGTCATCCTGAACGATGCGAAGATGGATCCTAAAAACCCTCAAAACCTATACCTCGCCCGCAATGGCGGTGCTGGAAATGAGGACGGCGGCTTCTTCCGTTCAACTGACGGTGGTGCGACCTGGACGGAAACTTTGAACGGCCTGATCTTACAATCTATTGACATTAACCCAAACAACAGCAACATCATCTACGTGGGAACAGGCGTTCTTTGGACTTACCTGGATCAGCACGAAGCGGTTTACAAATCAACCGATGGTGGCGCAACGTGGACAGAGCAAACGCAAATCACCTGGTCAGATAGTGATTTCGGACTGAAAAATGTTCCGAAGATCCACATCAATCCAAACGATAGCGATCACGTTCTAATCTTAGCTGATGACAGAGTGGCTGTCACCACAAACGGTGGAACCACTTGGACCACAACGACACACGATGGATTGACTGACGGACATTCTTATTTCTACGGCATTGGCGCAGCTTTCAATCCTTTCAACAGTAATGAAGTTTTGATTGCGAGCAATCGTTATCCTAAAATATCGACAGATAAAGGCATCACCTTGTCAAGCCTTAAAAATCCATTTTTTGAAGGGATGGGAAATCTGAATATCTTCAATGACAATGGAACCGACAAATTGATGTACGGCGTTCAATACGGCTATACGGTTAAGAATCTCGAAACCAATGAGGAAACACCGATCAACGTTTTCCCATTGAATGAAAGTCCTATGGGCGGACAAATCGGTCTTGTGCACACCGATAAAGATTATCCAGGAAGAGTTTTCACCTTCGACTCTTCTTTTATGGGAAGCACGATCAATGTCAGTAATGATTACGGTATCAACAAAACGCCGATCTACACGACCTATGACACAGGTTTCACCGCTGCAGAAACAGATTCATCCAATCCGAATATTGCTTGGCTAGCGACTTTCAACGGTGTGAATGCCACATTGCTCAAAGCTAATTTTACAAATCCGGATGATGTACAAACTGAGTTTATGATGTTGCCTTACAGTGATGATTATATCTATGGGATCAAAGTGAATAAAAATAATCCAGATGAAGTTTTGGTAACCGTAGGAAACGAACTTTTGAAAACCACAGATGGTGGCGCAACCTGGACCAAGATCACCAATGGACTAGAAGATCTGACGTTACCAAACATCGCATTGGAGCTGACTCAGAATCCTTTGAACTTAAATCAGTACACGATTGCAGCTTCTAACGGAATCTACACTTCTATGGACGGAGGAAGTAGCTGGACAAAGATCTACACCGGAATGGTTCACAAAGTAGAGCATTCAACAAAACAAAACGGTCAGATCGTAGCTATTGGATACTCTTATCTGGACACGCTTCCCAAAGTGATCTACTCGAGCAACAACGGCGAAACGTGGACAGAAAAAGCATCGACCAATTATTTCAATACGATTGTACTCTCTGGTGCTGTTCGATTTGTTGACAATACGAATGTAGAAGTTTATTTGACCTCACAGTCATTAGGGATTTTGAAAGATAAGATCAGCCTCGAAGTTTTAGGAAACTCTGATGTTGAAAATCTTAAGAACGGCATCAGTGTATATCCGAATCCAACTCAGGATATCATCCATATCAAATTGGATAAGAACGTTTCGAAATTCAAAGCGAGTCTTTACAATGCCGCTGGACAAATTATTTTGACCACGGAGAACAGATCAAGCATCAATATTTCTAATTTGAACAATGGTGTTTACTTCTTGAAAATCGAACCGGAAAACGGGAAACCAGTGACCAAGAAGATCATTAAGAACTAA
- a CDS encoding tetratricopeptide repeat protein — MKFLFSFIVLISVLQNDSSKKRCDELISKGIEALYQKKHTASLELFTEAKSLSEQNNWYEQQFISTNCIGLNYYQMLDYSEALDYYLEAYTIALKHLNSDREMSVLNNIALVYLRQGKYKESEKHQKRAYDLAIANKDTIGISLYAANLAELYNTTKELDKASYYISVARPLAKLDIQRALDIAEAKNAMEQKDYTKTLSLLNPLLSKLNTPEYNDHKVSAFLILSKVYEDQKDQQKALSFIKQAQKENLNYSNMTDIYNRFSDNYFAEGDYRKSLQYKDSVLVVKDSLNAIQNRAMYQNSEIKLKLQDSQKELTNEKKLKFYIIGFWIAVVAFILWLFRGYLQKNKQKRRLAEKNEQIIALELKNKENYALLLEKQIKEKETDALLEKEKLKNELENKNRKIAANAIHLAQKNDKIEDYILRLKERPEMLTNPLLAKQLDQLKEVLSKEDNGDDFLNHFQEINSKFINSLKEKHNDLTLNDIRYISYIYMNLSTKEIASIFNITIEACRKRKERISKKLNLENSNDLYAYLSSI, encoded by the coding sequence ATGAAGTTTCTGTTCTCCTTTATCGTTTTAATTTCTGTCTTGCAAAATGACAGTTCCAAAAAACGTTGCGATGAACTGATATCTAAAGGGATTGAGGCTTTGTACCAGAAAAAACACACTGCGTCTTTAGAATTATTTACCGAGGCCAAAAGCCTTTCTGAACAGAACAATTGGTACGAGCAGCAATTCATCTCCACCAATTGCATCGGTCTCAATTATTATCAGATGCTGGATTACAGTGAAGCCCTGGATTATTACCTTGAAGCCTATACGATTGCTCTCAAGCATCTGAACAGCGACAGGGAAATGTCCGTACTCAACAATATCGCACTAGTCTATCTGCGGCAGGGAAAATATAAAGAATCCGAAAAGCATCAGAAAAGAGCTTACGACCTTGCCATAGCGAATAAGGATACCATCGGGATTTCTTTGTACGCAGCCAATCTCGCCGAACTTTACAACACGACCAAAGAGTTGGACAAAGCCTCCTACTACATTTCTGTCGCCAGACCACTTGCAAAGCTGGACATCCAAAGAGCACTCGACATTGCCGAAGCCAAAAATGCAATGGAGCAAAAGGACTATACCAAAACACTTTCGCTTCTCAATCCCTTACTCAGTAAGCTTAACACGCCGGAATATAATGATCACAAGGTCTCCGCTTTTCTGATATTATCAAAAGTGTATGAAGACCAAAAAGACCAGCAAAAAGCACTTTCATTCATCAAGCAAGCGCAGAAGGAGAATCTGAATTACAGCAATATGACGGATATCTACAACCGGTTTTCTGATAATTATTTTGCGGAAGGCGATTACAGAAAGTCTCTTCAATACAAAGATTCTGTGCTTGTGGTAAAAGATTCTCTGAATGCCATCCAAAATCGGGCAATGTACCAGAACAGTGAGATCAAACTGAAACTTCAGGACTCTCAAAAGGAACTGACCAATGAGAAAAAACTAAAATTTTACATCATCGGTTTTTGGATCGCTGTGGTTGCCTTTATTCTCTGGCTTTTCCGAGGTTATCTTCAAAAGAACAAACAGAAAAGAAGACTTGCCGAGAAGAATGAGCAGATCATTGCTTTGGAACTTAAAAATAAAGAGAATTACGCTTTACTTCTTGAAAAACAGATCAAGGAAAAGGAAACCGACGCGCTTCTCGAAAAAGAAAAACTGAAAAACGAACTCGAAAACAAAAACCGAAAGATAGCGGCCAACGCCATTCATCTTGCTCAGAAAAATGACAAGATCGAGGACTACATCCTGCGGTTGAAGGAGCGGCCGGAAATGTTGACCAATCCTCTGTTAGCAAAACAATTGGACCAACTCAAAGAAGTTCTTTCCAAAGAAGATAATGGCGACGATTTTCTTAATCACTTCCAGGAGATCAACAGCAAGTTCATCAACTCATTGAAGGAAAAACACAACGATTTGACCTTGAATGACATCCGATACATTTCCTACATCTATATGAATCTCTCCACCAAAGAGATCGCTTCCATCTTCAACATTACGATTGAAGCTTGCCGAAAACGAAAAGAAAGAATTTCCAAAAAACTGAATTTGGAGAATTCCAACGATTTATATGCGTATTTATCAAGCATATAA
- a CDS encoding SPOR domain-containing protein — protein sequence MNNLLKLFIIATVFSFYQIDAQYIVKKDTLSGTELSFSLDERINDALEKVEGNCNRSAGTSVKAPPKILVANRELTNAEICRKNPKIMGYKIQVVVVKSNEEASKISLEFRNNFRNLKVEKDASLRPNYKILAGSYFSKQSAADDLRNIKRLYPSAIVIPYAVFCVEAK from the coding sequence ATGAACAATCTGCTTAAGCTTTTCATAATCGCAACTGTATTTTCTTTTTACCAAATTGATGCTCAATACATTGTGAAGAAAGACACACTCTCTGGAACTGAGCTTTCCTTCTCGTTGGATGAACGTATTAATGATGCTTTGGAAAAGGTAGAAGGCAATTGCAACCGTTCTGCCGGAACAAGTGTGAAGGCACCGCCAAAAATTTTGGTAGCCAACAGAGAACTTACAAATGCCGAGATCTGCAGAAAAAATCCGAAGATCATGGGTTACAAGATTCAGGTTGTAGTAGTAAAAAGCAATGAAGAAGCCAGCAAAATCAGTTTAGAATTCCGAAATAACTTCAGAAATCTGAAAGTTGAGAAAGATGCTTCTCTCAGACCTAATTATAAAATATTGGCCGGAAGCTACTTTTCCAAACAGAGCGCTGCGGATGACCTTAGAAACATCAAGAGGCTCTATCCATCGGCCATCGTTATTCCTTACGCTGTCTTTTGTGTAGAAGCGAAATAA
- a CDS encoding c-type cytochrome, whose translation MISWRKHYKKGLIAISLLLSTGASVYAQGDPKKGQELFKANCTACHALDKKVVGPALGGVVEKVTKDGQDVDWLHKWITNNEKLRASGDAYANKIYEENGKVAMQVFEGKLSTQDIDDILEYTTNPPKEEAAAEAPAGEADANSTAAIEAQKAQQLNSKIVIAALIAIAGLLVWLLLKIRQLVKLQQTPELSELNSSRVVSYSALYEKYSYVGKALVGLLALIAVYGVWNWLMWIGVYKGYAPEQPIYFSHKIHAGENKIDCQLCHSGAKYGKVSEIPSLNVCMNCHRSISEYKGKYLEPGKDREFYTGEIKKIYAATGWDEDKQAYTGKTQPVEWTRIHNMPDFVYFNHSQHVVAGEQAIINGFNAKQKDAANKIDVVCKACHGKIDTMNVVQMANNFTMGWCIECHRTTEVDMNNGYNKEYFKNLHDKLKKQYGEGSKITVDAIGGLECGKCHY comes from the coding sequence ATGATTAGTTGGAGAAAGCATTACAAAAAGGGTCTGATAGCAATTAGTTTATTGTTGTCAACCGGCGCTTCCGTTTATGCACAAGGCGATCCGAAAAAAGGACAGGAGCTTTTCAAAGCGAACTGTACAGCTTGTCACGCTTTGGACAAAAAAGTTGTAGGGCCTGCACTTGGCGGTGTTGTTGAGAAAGTCACAAAAGATGGTCAAGATGTTGACTGGCTTCACAAGTGGATCACGAACAATGAGAAACTGAGAGCGTCAGGCGATGCATACGCAAACAAGATCTATGAGGAAAATGGAAAAGTTGCGATGCAGGTATTCGAAGGGAAACTTTCTACTCAGGATATCGATGATATCTTGGAATACACAACCAATCCTCCAAAAGAAGAGGCTGCTGCTGAAGCTCCAGCAGGAGAAGCTGATGCAAATAGCACGGCTGCTATCGAAGCTCAAAAAGCACAACAACTTAATTCTAAAATCGTAATTGCTGCATTGATCGCAATTGCTGGACTATTGGTTTGGCTATTGTTGAAGATTCGCCAATTGGTAAAATTACAACAGACTCCAGAATTATCAGAACTTAATTCTTCAAGAGTTGTTTCTTATTCTGCTTTGTATGAAAAATACAGCTATGTAGGAAAAGCCTTAGTAGGATTACTGGCATTGATTGCTGTTTACGGTGTTTGGAACTGGTTGATGTGGATCGGTGTTTACAAAGGATACGCTCCTGAACAGCCAATCTATTTCTCTCACAAGATCCACGCAGGCGAAAACAAAATCGATTGTCAGCTTTGTCACTCCGGTGCAAAATATGGTAAAGTTTCTGAGATTCCTTCTCTTAACGTTTGTATGAACTGTCACCGTTCTATTTCTGAGTACAAAGGAAAATACCTTGAGCCAGGAAAAGACAGAGAGTTCTATACAGGAGAGATCAAAAAAATCTATGCTGCTACAGGATGGGATGAAGATAAGCAGGCTTACACTGGTAAAACTCAGCCGGTGGAGTGGACAAGAATCCACAATATGCCAGATTTCGTTTACTTCAATCACTCTCAACACGTTGTTGCAGGTGAGCAGGCAATTATTAATGGATTCAATGCAAAACAGAAAGATGCAGCCAACAAAATTGATGTTGTTTGTAAAGCTTGTCACGGAAAAATTGATACAATGAATGTGGTTCAAATGGCTAACAACTTCACAATGGGTTGGTGTATAGAATGTCACAGAACTACAGAAGTAGATATGAATAACGGTTATAATAAAGAATACTTCAAAAATCTGCATGATAAGTTGAAAAAACAATATGGTGAAGGAAGTAAGATCACTGTAGATGCAATTGGAGGTCTTGAGTGTGGTAAATGTCATTATTAA
- a CDS encoding TAT-variant-translocated molybdopterin oxidoreductase — protein MASNKIQFRSIHELKDPTLNGKLALKEFQNEIPVDEFLEDAGNSGTSRRDFLKILGFSTAAVTLAACEAPVLKTIPYVVKPHDIIPGIPNYYASSYFDGFDFASVLVKTREGRPIKIEANPAAGSLGTTNARAQASVLSLYDNDKVKRPALNGDEQTDFNKIDDFVLKGLTESQATGKKIVVLSHSFPSPTFKKLFGDFKTKYPSAELITYDAIPYAAALDAAQEVFGQRALPVYDLSTSQLVVSFQADFLGDYNASSLEVSYAAARKPGPEMLRHIQVESNLSLTGANADSRYRLKPSAVFKTLVEVYNGLNGGTADKTASEIVKELQAKGSNAVVLADGSKAAYVLAHLINQKLGSKAFTGKANFLKEYDNVRFNEFLSWLNGGQVGVLISNNVNPIYSHAKGESLKAALSKVPYSVAITDKKNDIYKASKAVIPATHWLESWGDIAPETGAYSLMQPTIQKIFTSRQVEESLLVWINGKNSPANNYYEYLKANALTLNEGKTFNKTLYNGFTTGGLSTGLAYTGGNAAQAVAELSAFKSNQLELQLYTKSAIGDGTQSNNPWLMELPDPISRLSWDNYLTISPKDAEVLGLENSLNARMQLDGDLVNVTANGVTLKDVPVFIQPGQAEGSLGLALGYGKKDSGKVADTGINAYPLFDGYNTVLTNVKIEKTGEDYEFAGMQLQNTLMGRYEIAKEVSLEDFINKPTDEWNKPLAMHTIGGELPIGKIDLWDAFDDTDGPHFNLSVDLNSCTGCGACVVACQAENNVAVVGKEEIRMSRDMYWLRIDRYYSAIEKIETKEQIDRGLNAPMLYGGPFSEGILNHPADNPDVIFQPVMCQHCNHAPCETVCPVAATSHGKQGQNQMAYNRCIGTRYCANNCPYKVRRFNWFNYALNDRFDFNMNNDLGRMVLNPDVVTRTRGVMEKCSMCIQMTQSTILEAKKDGRRVKDGEFQVACANACSTGSLKFGDMNDVASEVRSLFNSERKYVLLEEIGTKPNVFYHTKIRNRKESLNNK, from the coding sequence ATGGCTTCAAATAAAATACAATTCAGAAGTATTCACGAACTAAAAGATCCAACCCTGAACGGGAAGTTGGCGCTGAAAGAGTTTCAGAATGAGATTCCGGTAGATGAATTCTTGGAAGATGCTGGTAACTCAGGAACTTCTCGTAGAGACTTTCTTAAGATATTAGGTTTCTCTACAGCAGCTGTTACTTTGGCAGCGTGTGAGGCTCCAGTTCTTAAAACAATCCCTTATGTGGTAAAACCACACGATATTATTCCAGGGATCCCGAACTATTACGCCTCTTCATATTTCGACGGATTCGATTTCGCTAGTGTTTTGGTTAAGACCAGAGAAGGTCGTCCGATCAAGATCGAAGCAAATCCAGCAGCAGGTTCATTAGGTACAACCAATGCAAGAGCGCAGGCAAGTGTACTTTCTCTTTATGATAATGATAAAGTGAAAAGACCAGCTTTGAATGGAGATGAGCAAACTGATTTTAACAAGATCGATGATTTCGTTCTAAAAGGTTTGACAGAATCTCAGGCTACTGGTAAAAAGATCGTGGTATTATCTCACTCTTTCCCAAGTCCAACATTCAAAAAGTTGTTTGGAGATTTCAAAACCAAATATCCTTCTGCAGAACTGATCACTTATGATGCAATTCCTTACGCTGCAGCATTAGACGCAGCTCAGGAAGTTTTCGGACAAAGAGCATTGCCAGTTTATGATCTTAGTACTTCTCAGTTGGTGGTTTCTTTCCAGGCAGATTTCTTAGGAGATTATAATGCTTCTAGCTTAGAAGTATCTTATGCTGCGGCAAGAAAGCCAGGTCCAGAGATGTTGAGACACATTCAAGTTGAATCCAACTTGAGTTTGACTGGAGCTAACGCCGATTCTAGATACAGATTGAAGCCTAGTGCTGTTTTCAAAACTTTGGTAGAAGTTTACAACGGACTAAATGGTGGAACGGCTGATAAAACAGCTTCTGAGATCGTAAAAGAACTTCAGGCAAAAGGTAGCAACGCAGTTGTTTTGGCAGATGGTTCAAAAGCAGCTTACGTTCTAGCACACTTAATTAATCAAAAATTAGGATCTAAAGCTTTCACAGGTAAAGCTAATTTCCTTAAAGAATATGACAACGTAAGATTCAACGAATTTTTATCTTGGTTGAATGGTGGACAAGTTGGCGTTTTGATCTCCAACAATGTGAACCCGATCTATTCTCACGCAAAAGGTGAATCTCTAAAAGCAGCTTTGTCGAAAGTTCCTTACTCTGTAGCAATTACAGATAAGAAGAATGATATCTACAAAGCTTCCAAAGCAGTTATTCCTGCGACACATTGGTTAGAATCTTGGGGTGATATCGCTCCGGAAACTGGTGCATATTCATTGATGCAGCCGACAATCCAAAAGATCTTTACATCAAGACAGGTTGAAGAATCTCTTTTGGTTTGGATCAATGGAAAAAACAGTCCAGCGAATAACTATTACGAATATCTTAAAGCAAATGCTTTAACGCTTAACGAAGGGAAAACTTTCAATAAGACTTTATACAATGGTTTCACAACTGGTGGTCTTTCTACAGGATTGGCCTACACAGGTGGAAACGCAGCTCAGGCTGTTGCTGAATTGTCAGCTTTCAAATCAAATCAATTAGAATTACAACTTTATACCAAATCTGCAATTGGTGATGGAACACAATCTAACAACCCTTGGTTGATGGAGCTTCCAGATCCGATCTCTAGATTGTCTTGGGATAATTACTTGACGATCTCTCCAAAAGATGCAGAAGTTTTAGGCCTAGAAAATAGCCTGAATGCTAGAATGCAGTTGGACGGAGACTTGGTAAATGTCACTGCAAACGGTGTAACATTGAAAGATGTTCCTGTTTTCATCCAGCCTGGACAAGCTGAGGGATCTTTGGGTCTGGCTTTAGGTTATGGTAAAAAAGATTCAGGGAAAGTGGCTGATACTGGTATCAATGCTTATCCATTATTCGACGGTTACAATACAGTTCTTACTAATGTAAAAATTGAAAAAACCGGAGAAGATTATGAGTTTGCAGGAATGCAGCTTCAGAATACATTGATGGGTCGTTATGAGATCGCTAAAGAAGTTTCTTTGGAAGATTTCATCAACAAACCAACAGATGAGTGGAATAAGCCTTTGGCAATGCACACTATCGGAGGTGAGCTTCCTATCGGAAAGATCGACCTTTGGGATGCTTTTGATGATACAGATGGTCCTCACTTCAATCTATCTGTCGATCTTAACTCTTGTACTGGTTGTGGTGCTTGTGTAGTTGCTTGTCAGGCAGAGAACAACGTAGCTGTTGTTGGTAAGGAAGAGATCAGAATGTCAAGAGATATGTATTGGTTGAGAATTGACCGTTACTACTCTGCAATCGAGAAGATTGAAACCAAAGAACAGATTGACAGAGGTCTTAATGCACCAATGTTGTATGGTGGTCCTTTCTCAGAAGGTATCTTGAACCATCCAGCTGATAATCCAGATGTGATCTTCCAGCCGGTAATGTGTCAGCACTGTAACCACGCACCTTGTGAGACTGTTTGTCCAGTTGCGGCAACTTCTCACGGTAAGCAAGGTCAAAACCAAATGGCTTACAACAGATGTATCGGTACAAGATATTGTGCGAACAACTGTCCATATAAAGTAAGAAGATTCAACTGGTTCAACTATGCGTTGAATGACAGATTTGACTTCAATATGAACAATGACCTTGGAAGAATGGTTCTTAACCCAGATGTTGTTACAAGAACAAGAGGGGTAATGGAAAAATGTTCTATGTGTATCCAAATGACTCAGTCTACAATCCTTGAAGCTAAGAAAGATGGTAGAAGAGTGAAGGATGGCGAATTCCAGGTTGCTTGTGCTAACGCTTGTTCTACAGGTTCACTTAAATTTGGAGATATGAATGATGTAGCTTCCGAAGTTCGTAGCTTGTTCAACAGCGAAAGAAAATACGTATTGCTAGAAGAGATTGGTACAAAACCAAACGTATTCTATCATACAAAAATCAGAAACAGAAAAGAAAGTTTAAATAATAAATAG
- the nrfD gene encoding polysulfide reductase NrfD: MSGHYEAPIREPLIIGHKTYHDITEDIARPIEERAGKLWWASLYAALILFVYGFGCIAYTIGTGIGAWGLNRTINWGWDITNFVWWVGIGHAGTLISAVLLLFRQRWRMSVNRSAEAMTIFAVCQAAIFPVIHMGRVWVGYWVFPLPNQFGSLWVNFNSPLLWDVFAISTYFSVSVVFWFMGLIPDFAMIRDRAKTPFNKKIYTLLAFGWGGKAKHWQRFEELSLVLAGLATPLVFSVHTTVSFDFATSVIKGWHSTIYPPYFVAGAIFSGFAMVQTLLLVARKVCHLEDYITMYHIEIMNIVIVVTGGMVTVAYATEYFIGWYSGSRFEDFTYLSPGAATGPYWWAFWALIICNLVVPAAFWFKKVRTNIFWTFIIALIINIGMWFERFDIIVINLSRDYLPSSWTMFKPTIIDVGVYLGTIGFFSVLFLLYARTFPVIAQAELKSILKISGETYKAKEGDEHH, from the coding sequence ATGTCAGGACATTACGAAGCTCCGATAAGGGAACCTTTAATTATTGGTCACAAGACTTATCACGATATCACAGAGGATATCGCAAGACCTATCGAAGAACGCGCAGGGAAATTATGGTGGGCATCATTGTATGCTGCTTTGATTCTGTTTGTTTACGGATTTGGTTGTATTGCATACACGATCGGAACCGGTATCGGTGCCTGGGGACTAAACAGAACGATCAACTGGGGTTGGGATATTACCAATTTCGTTTGGTGGGTAGGTATTGGTCACGCAGGAACATTGATCTCTGCCGTACTATTATTATTTAGACAAAGATGGAGAATGTCTGTAAACCGTTCTGCAGAAGCGATGACGATCTTCGCTGTTTGTCAGGCGGCCATTTTCCCAGTAATTCACATGGGTAGAGTTTGGGTTGGATATTGGGTTTTCCCTTTGCCAAACCAATTTGGGTCTCTTTGGGTGAACTTCAACTCACCACTACTTTGGGACGTATTTGCAATCTCGACTTATTTCTCAGTGTCCGTTGTATTCTGGTTTATGGGATTGATTCCTGACTTTGCAATGATTAGAGATAGAGCGAAGACTCCATTTAATAAGAAAATTTATACGCTACTCGCATTCGGTTGGGGTGGAAAAGCAAAGCACTGGCAGAGATTCGAAGAGTTATCTTTGGTTCTAGCAGGTTTAGCAACACCACTTGTATTCTCGGTACACACGACGGTATCATTTGACTTTGCTACATCGGTGATCAAAGGATGGCACTCAACGATCTATCCACCATACTTTGTGGCTGGAGCAATCTTCTCAGGATTTGCAATGGTACAAACGCTATTGTTGGTCGCTAGAAAAGTTTGTCACTTGGAAGATTACATCACAATGTATCATATCGAAATTATGAACATCGTAATCGTAGTGACTGGTGGAATGGTAACTGTAGCTTACGCAACTGAGTATTTCATCGGTTGGTATTCAGGATCTAGATTTGAAGATTTTACATATCTATCTCCAGGAGCAGCAACTGGTCCTTACTGGTGGGCATTCTGGGCATTGATTATTTGTAACTTGGTTGTGCCTGCAGCATTCTGGTTCAAAAAAGTTAGAACCAATATCTTCTGGACATTCATCATCGCATTGATCATTAACATTGGAATGTGGTTCGAGCGTTTCGATATTATCGTAATCAACTTGTCAAGAGATTATTTACCATCTTCTTGGACAATGTTCAAACCAACAATTATTGATGTTGGAGTATATTTAGGAACGATTGGTTTCTTCTCAGTATTATTCTTATTGTACGCAAGAACATTCCCTGTAATTGCCCAAGCAGAATTGAAAAGTATTTTGAAAATTTCCGGTGAAACTTATAAAGCAAAAGAAGGAGATGAGCACCACTAA
- a CDS encoding DUF3341 domain-containing protein — MSTTKIIYGLYGDDDDLMHGVKAFTDKGISINEVYTPFPVHGLDKALGLKKTRISDAAFIYACYGVTIGITLTAWIMNHDWPQNIGGKPAFDWLHNMPAFVDPMFELMVFCSAHLMSLTFLVRNKMYPGAKPQNPDPRTTDDKFMMEFVSDDVETIKQLLIDTGVEEITVKDA; from the coding sequence ATGAGCACCACTAAAATTATATATGGACTTTACGGCGACGACGATGATTTGATGCACGGCGTGAAAGCCTTTACGGATAAAGGAATCAGTATAAACGAAGTGTATACACCGTTTCCTGTTCACGGACTAGACAAAGCTCTTGGATTAAAGAAAACCAGAATTTCTGACGCAGCATTTATTTATGCTTGTTATGGGGTGACGATCGGGATTACTTTGACCGCTTGGATTATGAATCACGACTGGCCACAGAATATTGGTGGTAAACCAGCTTTTGACTGGTTGCATAATATGCCGGCTTTCGTAGATCCAATGTTCGAATTGATGGTATTCTGTTCTGCTCACTTGATGTCATTGACTTTCTTAGTGAGAAATAAAATGTATCCAGGCGCAAAACCTCAGAATCCAGATCCAAGAACTACGGATGACAAATTTATGATGGAGTTCGTTTCTGATGATGTTGAAACTATTAAACAACTGTTGATTGATACAGGTGTTGAAGAAATAACAGTTAAAGATGCTTAA